A single window of Oerskovia paurometabola DNA harbors:
- the gyrA gene encoding DNA gyrase subunit A, giving the protein MTDETPEQDENQGTLPGDGTEATPADGAVAVQHGRIAQVDLQLEMQRSYLDYAMSVIVGRALPDVRDGLKPVHRRVLYAMHDGGYRPDRAFSKCSRVVGDVMGKFHPHGDTSIYDALVRLVQDWSLRYPLAAGQGNFGSPGNDPAAAPRYTECRMAPLATEMVRDIDKETVDFQDNYDGRTQEPVVLPSRFPNLLVNGSAGIAVGMATNIPPHNLREVADGVKWHLEHPEASKEELLEVLLTKIKGPDFPTGATILGHKGIEEAYRTGRGSITMRAVVNVEEIQNRICLVITELPYQVNPDNLALRIADLVKDGKVQGIADIRDETSGRTGQRLVIVLKRDAVAKVVLNNLYKHTSLQENFGANMLALVDGVPRTLSIDAFVRHWTTHQMDVVMRRARFDLRAKEERAHIVRGYLKALDALDAVIALIRGSATVEDAREGLMALLEVDEIQARAILTLQLRALAAMERQKLIDEYAELEAAIKDLNDILARPERQRQIVGDELEEIVARYGDERRTTILPYDGEVSIEDLIAEEEVVVTITRGGYAKRTRSDNYRQQKRGGKGVRGAQLREDDIVDHFFVTTTHHWLLFFTNLGRVYRAKAYELPEGGRDAKGQHVANLLAFQPGEKIAQVLDLRDYDAAEYLVLATRRGLVKKTRLAEYNSPRSGGLIAINLREDEDGNTDELVSARLVDATDDLILVSRKGQSIRFTADDDAMRPLGRSTSGVTGMKFREEDDLLAMDVVRDDAFLFTVTEGGIAKRTQLTEDNYRVQGRNGFGIKVANLPERNGDLVGALVVDADDEVLVIMERGKIVRSSVDEVKPTGRTSQGVIFAKPDKNDKIIAVARNVERRLGEDRDTVDEDASEQGQSEAASPASTTGQEASSEAAPGATEDGR; this is encoded by the coding sequence GTGACGGACGAGACTCCCGAGCAGGACGAGAACCAGGGGACCCTTCCCGGGGACGGGACCGAGGCGACGCCGGCCGACGGCGCGGTCGCGGTGCAGCACGGCCGGATCGCGCAGGTGGACCTGCAGCTCGAGATGCAGCGCTCGTACCTCGACTACGCGATGAGCGTCATCGTGGGTCGCGCGCTCCCGGACGTGCGTGACGGTCTCAAGCCCGTCCACCGTCGTGTCCTGTACGCGATGCACGACGGTGGATACCGCCCCGACCGGGCGTTCTCCAAGTGCAGCCGTGTCGTCGGCGACGTCATGGGCAAGTTCCACCCGCACGGTGACACGTCCATCTACGACGCCCTGGTGCGTCTGGTCCAGGACTGGTCGCTGCGCTACCCGCTGGCAGCCGGCCAGGGGAACTTCGGTTCCCCCGGCAACGACCCGGCGGCCGCGCCGCGATACACCGAGTGCCGCATGGCGCCGCTGGCCACGGAGATGGTCCGGGACATCGACAAGGAGACCGTCGACTTCCAGGACAACTACGACGGTCGCACGCAGGAGCCCGTCGTCCTGCCGTCCCGCTTCCCGAACCTGCTGGTCAACGGTTCGGCCGGGATCGCGGTCGGCATGGCCACGAACATCCCGCCGCACAACCTCCGCGAGGTCGCGGACGGCGTGAAGTGGCACCTCGAGCACCCGGAGGCCTCCAAGGAGGAGCTCCTCGAGGTGCTGCTGACCAAGATCAAGGGCCCCGACTTCCCGACCGGCGCGACGATCCTCGGCCACAAGGGCATCGAGGAGGCGTACCGCACGGGTCGTGGCTCGATCACGATGCGCGCGGTCGTCAACGTCGAGGAGATCCAGAACCGGATCTGCCTCGTCATCACCGAGCTCCCCTACCAGGTCAACCCGGACAACCTGGCGCTGCGCATCGCGGACCTGGTCAAGGACGGCAAGGTCCAGGGCATCGCCGACATCCGCGACGAGACGTCCGGTCGTACGGGGCAGCGCCTCGTGATCGTGCTCAAGCGCGACGCGGTCGCGAAGGTCGTCCTGAACAACCTGTACAAGCACACGTCTCTCCAGGAGAACTTCGGCGCGAACATGCTCGCGCTGGTCGACGGCGTGCCGCGCACGCTGAGCATCGACGCGTTCGTCCGGCACTGGACGACGCACCAGATGGACGTCGTCATGCGCCGCGCCCGGTTCGACCTGCGCGCCAAGGAGGAGCGGGCACACATCGTGCGCGGCTACCTCAAGGCGCTCGACGCGCTCGACGCGGTCATCGCGCTCATCCGTGGTTCGGCGACGGTCGAGGACGCCCGAGAGGGCCTCATGGCGCTGCTCGAGGTCGACGAGATCCAGGCCCGTGCCATCCTGACCCTCCAGCTGCGTGCCCTCGCGGCCATGGAGCGTCAGAAGCTCATCGACGAGTACGCCGAGCTCGAGGCCGCGATCAAGGACCTCAACGACATCCTGGCCCGTCCCGAGCGCCAGCGTCAGATCGTGGGCGACGAGCTCGAGGAGATCGTGGCCCGGTACGGCGACGAGCGTCGCACGACGATCCTGCCCTACGACGGAGAGGTGTCGATCGAGGACCTCATCGCCGAGGAGGAGGTCGTCGTCACGATCACGCGCGGTGGCTACGCCAAGCGGACGCGCAGCGACAACTACCGCCAGCAGAAGCGCGGTGGCAAGGGCGTGCGCGGCGCGCAGCTGCGCGAGGACGACATCGTCGACCACTTCTTCGTCACGACGACGCACCACTGGCTCCTGTTCTTCACGAACCTCGGCCGGGTGTACCGGGCCAAGGCGTACGAGCTGCCCGAGGGCGGGCGCGACGCCAAGGGTCAGCACGTCGCGAACCTCCTGGCGTTCCAGCCCGGAGAGAAGATCGCCCAGGTCCTCGACCTGCGCGACTACGACGCCGCCGAGTACCTGGTCCTCGCGACCCGTCGTGGTCTGGTCAAGAAGACGCGCCTGGCGGAGTACAACTCGCCGCGTTCGGGCGGCCTCATCGCGATCAACCTGCGCGAGGACGAGGACGGCAACACCGACGAGCTGGTCTCGGCCCGTCTCGTGGACGCGACCGACGACCTGATCCTCGTCTCGCGCAAGGGGCAGTCGATCCGCTTCACGGCCGACGACGACGCCATGCGTCCCCTCGGACGCTCCACCTCGGGTGTGACGGGCATGAAGTTCCGCGAGGAGGACGACCTCCTGGCCATGGACGTGGTCCGTGACGACGCCTTCCTGTTCACGGTCACCGAGGGCGGTATCGCCAAGCGGACCCAGCTCACGGAGGACAACTACCGCGTCCAGGGCCGCAACGGCTTCGGCATCAAGGTGGCCAACCTGCCGGAGCGCAACGGTGACCTGGTCGGCGCGCTCGTGGTGGACGCGGACGACGAGGTGCTCGTCATCATGGAGCGCGGCAAGATCGTGCGCTCGTCGGTCGACGAGGTGAAGCCCACGGGTCGCACGTCGCAGGGCGTCATCTTCGCCAAGCCGGACAAGAACGACAAGATCATCGCCGTTGCGCGTAATGTCGAACGTCGGCTGGGGGAGGATCGGGATACCGTGGACGAGGACGCGTCCGAGCAGGGGCAGTCCGAGGCAGCCTCTCCCGCCAGCACCACCGGGCAGGAGGCTTCGTCGGAAGCGGCCCCCGGAGCCACCGAGGATGGTAGATGA
- a CDS encoding aminodeoxychorismate/anthranilate synthase component II: protein MVRILVVDNYDSFVYTIVGYLNQLGARTVVVRNDAVPPVGVDGRFRDDDGVFDGVLVSPGPGTPAEAGQSEEVIRACAASRTPLLGVCLGHQALAEVYGATVTHAPELMHGKTSLVEHEDSGVLAGLPSPFTATRYHSLAVVPETVPAELVVTAATESGVVMALQHRDLPLHGVQFHPESVLTEGGHRLLANWLAACGASDAVERSEGLAPLVRR, encoded by the coding sequence ATGGTCCGCATCCTCGTCGTGGACAACTACGACTCGTTCGTCTACACGATCGTGGGGTACCTGAACCAGCTGGGTGCCCGGACGGTCGTCGTGCGCAACGACGCCGTCCCCCCTGTGGGCGTGGACGGCCGGTTCCGTGACGACGACGGCGTGTTCGACGGCGTCCTCGTCTCCCCCGGTCCGGGCACCCCCGCGGAGGCCGGCCAGAGCGAAGAGGTCATCCGTGCCTGTGCGGCGTCGCGTACGCCCCTGCTCGGGGTCTGCCTGGGCCACCAGGCGCTCGCCGAGGTCTACGGGGCCACCGTGACCCATGCCCCCGAGCTCATGCACGGCAAGACCAGCCTGGTCGAGCACGAGGACTCCGGCGTGCTGGCGGGCCTTCCCTCGCCCTTCACCGCGACGCGCTACCACTCGCTCGCGGTGGTCCCCGAGACCGTGCCCGCCGAGCTGGTCGTCACGGCCGCGACGGAGAGCGGGGTCGTCATGGCCCTGCAGCACAGGGACCTCCCGCTGCACGGCGTGCAGTTCCACCCCGAGTCGGTCCTGACCGAGGGCGGGCACCGGCTGCTCGCGAACTGGCTCGCGGCGTGCGGGGCGTCCGACGCCGTGGAGCGCTCCGAGGGGCTCGCGCCGCTCGTGCGCCGCTGA
- a CDS encoding DUF3566 domain-containing protein, translated as MSSEKKSPPTIVPKAVSPRPDEVTSTATRPPASNGTARTAGGGTTNGAQTGASAPVPPPPPATGATPSGVAGANETPVPPPPSSTTARSGALKAAAAAMATAKAAAKKLAEPAPAPAPAKQSEKSSDEIDDRTVPRVNKTPTSAGAPPAGGTQEVPAMHYTAAGFSGTASPVTGATPAAAAPAAQQAPRPAQPATGATPAARPADGPRRVRLAISRVDPWSVMKLSFLLAVAIGIMTVVATAVLWTVLDGMGVFTETDALIRSIVGEESKVDVLQFVEFNRVVALSTLIAIVNMVLITALSTIMAFIYNIVAAMVGGIHLTLTDD; from the coding sequence ATGAGCAGCGAGAAGAAGTCCCCGCCGACGATCGTGCCGAAGGCGGTGTCGCCGCGCCCTGACGAGGTGACGAGCACCGCCACCCGCCCACCGGCGAGCAACGGCACCGCACGGACCGCAGGGGGCGGGACGACCAACGGTGCCCAGACCGGGGCGAGCGCTCCGGTCCCGCCGCCTCCCCCGGCGACGGGAGCGACGCCGTCGGGCGTGGCAGGGGCGAACGAGACGCCCGTCCCGCCGCCCCCGAGCAGCACGACCGCCCGGTCCGGCGCGCTGAAGGCGGCCGCCGCCGCCATGGCGACCGCCAAGGCGGCCGCCAAGAAGCTGGCCGAGCCCGCACCGGCGCCCGCGCCCGCGAAGCAGAGCGAGAAGTCCTCCGACGAGATCGACGACCGAACGGTGCCACGCGTGAACAAGACCCCGACGAGCGCCGGCGCACCCCCTGCAGGAGGCACGCAGGAGGTGCCCGCCATGCACTACACGGCGGCGGGCTTCAGCGGGACGGCGAGCCCGGTCACGGGCGCGACGCCCGCAGCCGCGGCCCCCGCCGCGCAGCAGGCGCCCAGGCCTGCTCAGCCGGCGACGGGTGCGACGCCTGCGGCGCGCCCGGCCGACGGGCCTCGGCGGGTACGGCTCGCGATCTCGCGCGTCGACCCCTGGTCGGTCATGAAGCTGTCGTTCCTGCTCGCCGTGGCGATCGGGATCATGACGGTCGTCGCGACGGCGGTCCTGTGGACCGTGCTCGACGGCATGGGGGTCTTCACCGAGACCGATGCGCTGATCCGGAGCATCGTGGGCGAGGAGTCCAAGGTCGACGTGCTCCAGTTCGTGGAGTTCAACCGGGTGGTCGCGCTGTCCACCCTGATCGCGATCGTGAACATGGTGCTCATCACAGCGCTGTCCACGATCATGGCCTTCATCTACAACATCGTCGCGGCGATGGTGGGCGGAATCCACCTGACACTGACGGACGACTAG
- a CDS encoding DUF721 domain-containing protein, whose protein sequence is MREGEEPAKDGEDEEHRRPPGLPVGEVVDLTPPAQVAREALNRARAAARAKGIRPGQPSRRVLADPPPSTGARPGGRDPQTFGAVVQRLLHERGWVQDVSVGGVIGRWREVVGDQVADHCEPETFEDKVLVVRADSTAWATQVRLLTPRLLERLAQEVGEGVVETVTVLGPTGPSFRRGPKSVRGRGPRDTYG, encoded by the coding sequence GTGCGTGAGGGCGAGGAGCCCGCGAAGGACGGCGAGGACGAGGAGCACCGCCGGCCTCCGGGTCTGCCTGTCGGCGAGGTCGTGGACCTCACTCCCCCTGCACAGGTCGCGCGCGAGGCGCTCAACCGTGCGCGCGCGGCCGCACGGGCGAAGGGCATCCGGCCGGGTCAGCCGTCACGACGCGTCCTGGCGGACCCTCCGCCGTCCACAGGTGCGCGCCCGGGGGGTCGGGACCCTCAGACGTTCGGGGCGGTCGTGCAGCGGCTCCTGCACGAGCGCGGCTGGGTCCAGGACGTGTCGGTCGGTGGGGTGATCGGGCGCTGGCGCGAGGTGGTCGGCGACCAGGTGGCCGACCACTGCGAGCCGGAGACCTTCGAGGACAAGGTGCTCGTCGTGCGCGCGGACTCGACCGCGTGGGCCACCCAGGTCCGCCTGCTGACGCCTCGGCTGCTCGAACGCCTGGCCCAGGAGGTCGGCGAGGGAGTCGTGGAGACCGTGACGGTCCTCGGCCCGACCGGACCGAGCTTCCGGCGCGGACCGAAGTCCGTCCGGGGCCGTGGACCGCGCGACACGTACGGCTGA
- a CDS encoding DLW-39 family protein: protein MKKFFVLLLVAGAGFLIWRKVSEDNNERDLWAEVTDTFE from the coding sequence ATGAAGAAGTTCTTCGTACTGCTGCTCGTTGCCGGCGCCGGATTCTTGATCTGGCGCAAGGTGTCCGAGGACAACAACGAGCGCGATCTCTGGGCAGAGGTCACCGACACCTTCGAGTGA
- a CDS encoding peptidylprolyl isomerase has product MFATLHTTAGDIRIELLPNHAPKTVANFTGLAKGTTTWTDPRTGAESNAPFYDGLIFHRVIQDFMIQGGCPLGTGTGGPGYTFNDEIHPELQFDRPYLLAMANAGSRRNPVSGEVEGTNGSQFFISTIPTPWLNGKHTIFGEVADDESRAVVDAINTTRTRPGDRPVDDIVITSVTIED; this is encoded by the coding sequence ATGTTCGCAACCCTCCACACCACTGCTGGTGACATCCGTATCGAGCTCCTGCCGAACCACGCGCCCAAGACGGTGGCGAACTTCACCGGTCTGGCGAAGGGCACCACGACCTGGACGGATCCCCGCACGGGCGCCGAGAGCAACGCGCCGTTCTACGACGGGCTGATCTTCCACCGCGTGATCCAGGACTTCATGATCCAGGGCGGTTGCCCTCTGGGCACCGGGACCGGTGGTCCCGGCTACACGTTCAACGACGAGATCCACCCCGAGCTCCAGTTCGACCGCCCGTACCTGCTGGCCATGGCCAACGCCGGGTCGCGTCGCAACCCGGTCTCGGGCGAGGTCGAGGGCACCAACGGGTCGCAGTTCTTCATCTCGACGATCCCCACGCCGTGGCTCAACGGCAAGCACACGATCTTCGGCGAGGTCGCGGACGACGAGTCGCGCGCCGTGGTCGACGCGATCAACACGACGCGGACGCGTCCGGGTGACCGTCCGGTCGACGACATCGTCATCACCTCGGTCACCATCGAGGACTGA
- the gyrB gene encoding DNA topoisomerase (ATP-hydrolyzing) subunit B: MDRDPSGGTYDASNITVLEGLEAVRKRPGMYIGSTGERGLHHLVYEVVDNSVDEALAGYADTIDVTLLEDGGVRVTDNGRGIPVAIHPTEGKPTVEVVMTILHAGGKFGGGGYAVSGGLHGVGISVVNALSRKVQTVVKRDGYTWSQRFKDGGKTDGPLVKGEATTETGTTQTFWADPEIFETTEFDFETLRSRFQQYAFLNKGLRITLTDERRQFLDTDDEVTGQVADPAEDLVAAPEGEDEFKPRVVSYKYDDGLVDYVKHLNSAKKVELIHDEIIDFESEDKERRISVEIALQWTGSYSESVHTFANTISTTEGGTHEEGFRAAMTSLVNEYARAKGIIKEKDDNLTGDDIREGLTAVLSIKLGEPQFEGQTKTKLGNTEAKSFVQRVVRAQLTDWFDSHPTEARDIIRKAIQASQARLAARKAREATRRKGLLESGGMPGKLKDCQSNRPEECEVFIVEGDSAGGSAVRGRNPHNQAILPLRGKILNVERARLDRALGNNEVQALITAFGTGIGEDFDIAKLRYHKIVLMADADVDGQHICTLLLTLLFRYMRPLIEHGHVYLAQPPLYRLKWSNAPHDYVYSDRERDAFLLSGQAAGKRIPKENGIQRYKGLGEMDYSELWDTTMDPEHRTLNQVTLDDAAAADEIFSILMGEDVESRRNFIQRNAKDVRFLDI, encoded by the coding sequence GTGGACCGGGATCCCTCTGGCGGCACGTACGACGCGAGCAACATCACGGTCCTCGAAGGCCTCGAGGCGGTGCGCAAGCGACCCGGTATGTACATCGGGTCGACCGGTGAGCGCGGACTCCACCACCTCGTGTACGAGGTTGTGGACAACTCTGTGGACGAAGCCCTCGCGGGGTACGCCGACACGATCGACGTGACACTTCTGGAAGACGGAGGTGTACGAGTCACGGACAACGGCCGTGGCATCCCCGTCGCGATCCACCCGACCGAGGGGAAGCCCACGGTCGAGGTGGTCATGACGATCCTGCACGCCGGCGGAAAGTTCGGCGGTGGCGGCTACGCGGTCTCGGGTGGTCTGCACGGTGTGGGCATCTCCGTGGTGAACGCGCTGTCGCGCAAGGTCCAGACCGTCGTCAAGCGCGACGGCTACACCTGGAGCCAGCGCTTCAAGGACGGTGGCAAGACGGACGGACCGCTCGTCAAGGGCGAGGCGACGACCGAGACGGGCACGACCCAGACGTTCTGGGCCGACCCGGAGATCTTCGAGACGACCGAGTTCGACTTCGAGACGCTGCGCTCCCGCTTCCAGCAGTACGCGTTCCTCAACAAGGGCCTGCGCATCACGCTCACGGACGAGCGCCGCCAGTTCCTCGACACCGACGACGAGGTCACGGGTCAGGTCGCCGATCCTGCGGAGGACCTCGTCGCGGCTCCGGAGGGCGAGGACGAGTTCAAGCCCCGCGTCGTGTCGTACAAGTACGACGACGGGCTCGTTGACTACGTGAAGCACCTCAACTCGGCCAAGAAGGTCGAGCTGATCCACGACGAGATCATCGACTTCGAGTCCGAGGACAAGGAGCGGCGCATCTCGGTCGAGATCGCGCTCCAGTGGACCGGCTCGTACTCCGAGTCCGTGCACACGTTCGCCAACACGATCTCGACGACCGAGGGCGGCACGCACGAGGAGGGCTTCCGTGCGGCCATGACCTCGTTGGTCAACGAGTACGCGCGGGCCAAGGGCATCATCAAGGAGAAGGACGACAACCTCACGGGTGACGACATCCGCGAGGGCCTCACGGCCGTCCTGTCGATCAAGCTCGGCGAGCCGCAGTTCGAGGGGCAGACGAAGACCAAGCTCGGCAACACCGAGGCCAAGTCCTTCGTCCAGCGTGTCGTGCGCGCTCAGCTCACGGACTGGTTCGACTCGCACCCGACCGAGGCGCGCGACATCATCCGCAAGGCGATCCAGGCCTCGCAGGCGCGGCTCGCGGCCCGCAAGGCGCGCGAGGCGACCCGCCGCAAGGGCCTGCTCGAGTCGGGCGGCATGCCGGGCAAGCTCAAGGACTGCCAGTCGAACCGGCCGGAGGAGTGCGAGGTCTTCATCGTCGAGGGCGACTCGGCGGGTGGCTCGGCGGTGCGTGGACGCAACCCGCACAACCAGGCGATCCTGCCGTTGCGCGGGAAGATCCTCAACGTCGAGCGGGCGCGCCTCGACCGGGCCCTGGGCAACAACGAGGTCCAGGCGCTCATCACGGCCTTCGGGACCGGCATCGGCGAGGACTTCGACATCGCCAAGCTGCGGTACCACAAGATCGTCCTGATGGCCGATGCCGACGTCGACGGCCAGCACATCTGCACGCTGCTGCTGACGCTGCTCTTCCGGTACATGCGTCCGCTGATCGAGCACGGCCACGTGTATCTCGCCCAGCCGCCGCTGTACCGCCTCAAGTGGTCCAACGCGCCGCACGACTACGTGTACTCGGACCGGGAGCGCGACGCGTTCCTGCTCTCCGGTCAGGCCGCGGGCAAGCGCATCCCCAAGGAGAACGGGATCCAGCGCTACAAGGGTCTCGGCGAGATGGACTACTCGGAGCTGTGGGACACGACCATGGATCCCGAGCACCGCACGCTCAACCAGGTCACGCTCGACGACGCCGCTGCCGCGGACGAGATCTTCTCGATCCTCATGGGCGAGGACGTGGAGTCGCGCCGCAACTTCATCCAGCGCAACGCCAAGGACGTGAGGTTCCTGGACATCTAG
- a CDS encoding DUF881 domain-containing protein yields the protein MSQHDQDVDAPRGDVTDVDGRAMSADGDGRAPVGPRPTRGRRIRSGVTVLLVLALSGLMFTASARLARNQDGRHPQNLTDLVQNEEQRVENMTEKVVELEAEVTSLAEDLAPAEVTPPEVVVNTGIVAGSVPVSGPALSVTLDDAPPTQKSVDARVDDLVVHQQDLQEVINALWAGGAEAMMLQGQRVTPTTAFRCVGNVLNLHGRVYSPPYVVSAIGDPAALQAALDRSPVISVYQEYVDAYGLGWKVEKSSSLEIPAFEGATDLQYARVPGEKDEA from the coding sequence GTGAGCCAGCACGACCAGGACGTCGACGCGCCCCGGGGCGACGTCACCGACGTCGACGGCCGGGCCATGTCCGCCGACGGCGACGGACGTGCGCCGGTCGGCCCCAGGCCCACCCGCGGACGACGCATCCGTTCCGGCGTGACCGTGCTCCTGGTGCTCGCCCTCTCCGGGCTCATGTTCACGGCGAGCGCCCGGCTCGCACGCAACCAGGACGGGCGCCACCCCCAGAACCTCACCGACCTCGTGCAGAACGAGGAGCAGCGGGTCGAGAACATGACGGAGAAGGTCGTCGAGCTCGAGGCCGAGGTGACCTCGTTGGCCGAGGATCTCGCCCCCGCCGAGGTGACCCCACCCGAGGTCGTGGTGAACACCGGCATAGTGGCCGGCTCGGTCCCCGTCTCGGGACCGGCGCTCTCCGTGACCCTCGACGACGCGCCGCCCACCCAGAAGTCGGTCGACGCCCGCGTGGACGACCTCGTCGTCCACCAGCAGGACCTCCAGGAGGTCATCAACGCCCTGTGGGCGGGCGGCGCCGAGGCGATGATGCTCCAAGGGCAGCGCGTGACCCCGACCACCGCCTTCCGCTGCGTCGGCAACGTGCTCAACCTGCACGGACGGGTCTACTCGCCGCCGTACGTGGTCTCTGCCATCGGCGACCCGGCCGCCCTCCAGGCCGCGCTCGACCGCTCGCCCGTGATCAGCGTCTACCAGGAGTACGTCGACGCGTACGGGCTCGGGTGGAAGGTCGAGAAGTCGTCCTCGCTCGAGATCCCCGCCTTCGAGGGCGCGACCGACCTGCAGTACGCCCGGGTGCCCGGCGAGAAGGACGAGGCGTGA
- a CDS encoding cell division protein CrgA — translation MPESKSRKKPVKVKVPQVKKPDTGNPRWLVPTMLTLMLLGLAWIVLFYLTSNGLGLPIPGLHQWNLAIGFALIIAGFVLTTRWK, via the coding sequence GTGCCCGAGTCGAAGTCCCGCAAGAAGCCAGTCAAGGTCAAGGTCCCGCAGGTGAAGAAGCCCGACACGGGCAACCCGCGCTGGCTCGTCCCGACCATGCTCACCCTGATGCTGCTCGGCCTGGCCTGGATCGTCCTGTTCTACCTCACGAGCAACGGGCTCGGCCTGCCGATCCCGGGCCTGCACCAGTGGAACCTGGCGATCGGGTTCGCGCTGATCATCGCGGGCTTCGTCCTGACGACTCGCTGGAAGTAG
- a CDS encoding rhomboid family intramembrane serine protease: protein MDCVREQARSVPRTQTALGGTVRGGRPVVTLTIVALCVGSWLLQLATGGDWTQRLAFAPFIGETEPYRFLTAAFLHSTGVFHILFNMYALWITGPFLEQMLGRVRFVALYVLAALGGSVGVLLLADPTTQSWYTAVVGASGAVFGLFGAILLVLRRLGRNATQILVLIGINVAIGFIPGTNIAWQAHLGGLAVGLILGAGYAYAPKARRTLWSVGVTVLVAVALVALTVLKYASVPEIVFF, encoded by the coding sequence GTGGACTGCGTCCGGGAACAGGCACGCAGCGTCCCGCGGACCCAGACGGCTCTGGGGGGCACGGTCCGTGGTGGGCGCCCCGTCGTCACGCTGACGATCGTCGCTCTGTGCGTCGGGAGCTGGCTGCTCCAGCTCGCGACGGGCGGTGACTGGACCCAGCGCCTGGCGTTCGCGCCCTTCATCGGCGAGACGGAGCCCTACCGCTTCCTCACTGCGGCGTTCCTTCACTCCACGGGCGTCTTCCACATCCTGTTCAACATGTACGCCCTGTGGATCACCGGTCCCTTCCTCGAGCAGATGCTCGGGAGGGTGCGGTTCGTCGCGCTGTACGTGCTCGCGGCGCTCGGGGGATCGGTCGGGGTCCTGCTGCTCGCGGACCCGACGACCCAGAGCTGGTACACCGCCGTCGTGGGGGCTTCCGGTGCGGTCTTCGGGCTCTTCGGTGCGATCCTGCTCGTCCTGCGGCGTCTCGGCCGGAACGCGACCCAGATCCTCGTGCTGATCGGGATCAACGTCGCGATCGGCTTCATCCCCGGCACCAACATCGCGTGGCAGGCGCACCTGGGTGGGCTCGCCGTCGGGCTGATCCTCGGGGCGGGGTACGCCTACGCGCCCAAGGCGCGCCGCACGCTGTGGAGCGTCGGGGTGACCGTGCTCGTCGCCGTCGCCCTGGTGGCGCTCACGGTCCTCAAGTACGCGTCGGTCCCCGAGATCGTGTTCTTCTGA